The Antechinus flavipes isolate AdamAnt ecotype Samford, QLD, Australia chromosome 5, AdamAnt_v2, whole genome shotgun sequence DNA segment catcctcctccattctttctctcagatataataggtttcctttgcctcgtcatgaaatgtagtacccccactttaccctttttctggtacaatgtcctttccacatctagtttctagaacaaggtatacatgtattctttatacatctttatagccgaattatagttcccaagattaatctttacctgtTTAGAttcctcttgagttctatatttgtagatcaaactttttgttaagttctggctttttcatcaaaaataggtgaaattcgcttacttcgttgaatgtccatcttcttccgtggaaaaagatactcattctagctgggtaagttatttttggttgcataccaagttccttagcctttcagaatatcatattccaggcccttcgatcctttaatgtggatgctgctagatcctgggtgatccttattgtggctcctcgacacttgaattgggtttttctagctgcttgcagtattttttccttcgtctgagggttctggcatttggccactatatttcttggtattttgattttaagatccctttcagtaggtgatcaatgaattctttcaatgtctattttaccctctgtttctatcacttctgggcagttctctttgataatttaatttaataatttcctggaaaatagtgtccaggctctttttttcatcatacttttctgggagtccaatgattctcagattgtttctcctggatctgttttccaggtctgttgttttccccagaaggtatttcacattcttttccattgtctgatttttttggatttgcttgactgattctttttgtctcctcgagtcattcaattgcaattgttcaattctgattttcaatgaagtattttcttcactcactcttttaaaatctttttctaattgtccctttgagttcttttgttctatggaatttttttccatttcgccaattttattttttagagagctattttctgtttctagttcactaaccctatttttcaaggattttatttctttatccattctctctttaaatgagtgggatgacttctccaggctctgttgccaagcctccctctccttttcccatttttcttttagctctcttgtgagagcctttttaatttcctccatgagattcatctgtgctgaggaacagatgatctcctcctttggggattcacctggagactgtctgtttttagtctcctcaggatttagagtttgctctctatctgtatagaagctgtcaagggttaaagtcctcttcagttttttgctcattttgtcaaagaatcaaagacaaactagcaaagaaaaaaaaaaagataaaaccccTAAATCttgtctgctttttgggggggagaggcttggtggtgttaccgagcttcctctacagattgcagggggtgggagggagggcagcagcgaggcactagcaggactgtgctgcacctgtgctctgagatccgagaccgtgctgagatactgtgggggaggggtggccaggtcctgagagactccagctgtttggggttgtattcttcacccctggtgtttttagcttctctgctgggctgctgacttgctgccggagcaaagtatctagtcctgtagcaaagctctccccgcagagactgctgtgatcaccccaccccctctcccgtctgctcccgtgctctcgctgccgctgctgcccacagcctgtgcctgatctaaaaccatccccacccttgagcaaaaTCAGACCTCtcctggtgaatctcaaggatggcttctcttggtaactatttgtggggtttttttcagtcaagcattaattcagaggcttgtaatggaatggattctgagagaaaagcgcagagcttacacagcttgtgcctcctctccgccatcttggccagaagtcaactatcagcataattgactatatcaacaaccaaactaccagaaattatatgattatctcaacagacaGAAAaatgcatttgacaaaatacaacacccattcctattaaaaacaaaaacagcaagagagcatagaaatagagttttccttaaaatgataaatatcatCTATCTAGAACCATTGTCAGGCATTATACACAATGGGAATAAGgtagaagcattcccagtaagattagaTGTGAAATGAAGCTGCCCCTTTTCACtactactatttaatattgtactagaaatgttagctttagtaatgagaaaaaaaaagaaattgaaggaattaaagtaggtaatgagaaaataaaactagcactttttgcagatgaaatggcatatttagagaatcagctaaaaatgCTAGGAAGaatcaacaactttagcaaaattataggagataaaataaattcacataagaGAGAATGGTATCAATGAGGTAACATACCCAAATTTATGAGATTCAGCCAAAATAATATTTAGGGTAAAATTACCTTGCCTAAATTCTTATAtaagtgaaatataaaaagaacagatcaaaaagtgaggcatgaaactaaaaacaaatacaaaatataccaaagcaaaacaaaaaatacctaGTAAGATAATGAATTTGAAAATCCCCAACTGAgtaccaaattggaaattctcacaatcaaatgtgaatttcaacatatttaaagtaaacaaaaacatataAGGGGAGtattagaataataaataaatctaatagctgctttaataaaaaatcaatgagataagccaatagttaatttgatttttaaaaaatgatgaaaactaaATGGCCACTATCAAAAAACAAGAGTGAAATTAtcaccaatgaagaaattaaaacaatcattAGGAAATATATTGCCCAATTCTCTGCCAGTAAATCTCACCATATAAggaaaatcaatgaatatttaggaaaatataaGTTACCCATATTAATAAATCAGGACATAAGATGCCTAATTTAATAACTGCAtgttagaagaagaaatttaacaagctattattgaactccttaagaaaaataatccaCAGTGCCAGATGGGTTCACTCTGGAATTCTAATAAACATTCAAAGAAAccttaattctaatactatataaattatttgggaaaataggcaaagaaagagtTCTACTATTCCTTTTATGGAACAAGTATGGTACTATACTTAAATCTAGGAAGAcctagacagagaaagaaaattgtagactaTTTTCCCaaaggaatattgatgcaaaaatttcaaCTCAAATAAGAACAAGGAGATCACAGCAATGTATCACAAGTATTATACACTATAGCCAGGCTaactttataccaggaatgcaaggttagatcaatattagggaaaatatcaataaaattgttgatatcaaaaacaaaagcaacagaaatcatatgattatctcaaaagatgctttaaaaagtttttgataaaatatagcacccattcctattaaaaacattagagagattaaaaaaagacagcattctttaaaatgataatcagtatctatctaaaaacatcaacaaacaatatctgtaatggaaataatctcaaagacttcccagtaaaatcagggatGAAGCCAGGATGTCCATTGTCACCACTATTTTTTGACACAGTACTAAAAATGTTAGTTatagcattaaaagaaaaatagaagaaattagaacaggcaataaggaaacaaaatgatcacTCTGCAGATTATGTATAACTGTATACTTAGAAAAACCTAAATCAACAAAAACtatattgtagagggctgaaactccaaaaaagtaTTCTTGAGTCAGACAACCTagaacttaaggctaattacctattcgatgtgagacaatgactctattaacatatgtttcaataaatggctcttctcactgttgggtGCTTGATGAATGTTTTggtgttgagataatcataagcAAGGATTGGAGGATGGAGGGACAGAGGTCAGAGTCACTTtgcagcaggacaaggaggagagaggctggtggcTCTAGACTCAAGAATCCAGGAGCCTCGTGctagtttgtctgtctccttcacttctccccctaaagatcaaggattttaaTTTATCCTAACTCTGCCTCACCCCAAGGCCCTCCAAGGAACTAGCCTGTACTTCAcactatatgaaataattaacaactttagtaaaattgcagataaacccatataaatcatttgcatttctttatgtGATCAACAAAGTTCAGAAGcaagtggaagaaagaaaaattccattcaaaataactataaacaatataaaatttggCGAGTCTCCTGTCAAAACAAATTCAGGAACTAAACACAATTACAGTACACTTCTGACATGAAAAATTATATTAGCAGGttttacccatgagcaattgatattattgctcatgggtaggaccagccaatataatttaaaatgatcattttacctacattaatttacttattcagtgctatagaAACAAACTATCAAAAAAACCATTTGATAGAGCTtggaaaaacataaaacaaaaacaaaattcatctgctagaacaaaacatcaagaatatcaagtgcattaatgaaaagaaaatataaaagaaggtaGCCAGTGCTATATAGGATGCTCTGTACAGAGTCCAAATAGAATAGATTATATATGATGGAAAAGATTTCCAAATGTTCCTATTTAGAGATGATATTTTACTGTGTCAAGCCTTTGAACATAAAAAAGGctcatatttattataaagagATTGATCAAAGGATCCACACtgaaaaagtaaatgagaaaaatttttcCAGATTCTGTATAGTTAACTGGACAGCCTCAACTAGTTAGTATACTTATATCTTTGTagatgtatttatacatatagatatacccATATACAAAGCTTGCATGGacattgaacaacaacaatgaactGGTCTCAGCATTATTGGGAAAAGGAGATCCTTTGAGAAACTACACAGCACTTCTCTAATAATCACACTGCCACAAAAGCTTATGAAAACCAATATTTTTCAGGAATGATATTTGGCcacagtagatttttaaaaatccaaaacacAAACACATGATCTCTTACGAATCAAAATTGTAGAGAATCCCAAaaatctatgtacatatatatggtgAGTATACATAGGAGATTTTGATGACGTTGATGGAGTAAATGAtggcaaagacaaaaatgaatagaaaaaaagataggcTAATCTTGTATTGCAAATGAAAGCTTGCACTGGTTCTCAAGTATTAAGGGAAGCAAGGGAATGATTCAGTGTGTTTTCCTAGATTCTTTATGACAAAAGTCCTGTGGGACAAAATTGGATAGGAATATTAATATCTGAATCAGTGGCAAGAGTATTCATAATGATAAGAGTCAAGGGTCCATCAAACTATTTTATCATATCAttcctttatttgcatttatcaATGTGCATATTTTTAAGGGAAATtgaaaatgagaaacagaaaatacATGCTACAATCCTCATGGGTGATATTAAGATTATTTCATAAAGAGAATCAACTGAATTATGAAAGTTCAAAACTTCTATGGGATAATCTTAACTAAttcaaaatcaattaaaaaatgcaaatagtaatCACCAATAAAGCATGGTTAATATGCCCACatgaactgtttttttctcttgcagAGTCataaatagggatttttttttctttccatagctAATGTGTGTTGACATTTTTCACCCCTTTGCAATGATATTCAGTTTCAATTATTATTGTTCACTAAGTGTTCCATGattcaaattgtttttattccTCTAGaaatgttgccttttttttttttttgtcttttaaagctTTAATTACTGTACCTTTTATAGCCATCCAAGGCATTAACATTTGCTCCATTCTTTAGGAGAAATTCTGCCATATCACAGTTCTTTGCTCTAATTGCAAAAAAAAGTGGTGTAAGACCTTCctgcaaaatcaaaataaagatatTGTTATATTAAGTAAGCATTCCATATTTACTTTAATTCAACTTAAGACAGTTTATGAACGTCTTGTGAATTTGCTAATGAAGTGATAAGAAAGCATGGCTCAATGAAACATTGGAGTGAGAAGACTAGAGCATAAATCTTATTTCTGTTAGTTAATTCCTATATGATCACAAAGCAAATTATTTCAGCTCTCTGGACCATAAGTttccttacatataaaatgaTAGAATGAAACTAGAtatcttttgaattctttctagCTATTAATATGTAATCAAAAGATAGAAATTCAGAATTTACAAGAGATCAGTTGCTTTTATTTCatgaatatatttcatttcttgcCATATTATTGTCCAAATGCAGCCAAACTTATTTCCTCAAAACTCTATTAAGGTAAAGCTATATCCTGGCTGGCTTTGAAGTTGATTAGTTATTTTTACCCATTCTCCTCAGATACAAACAAActcaacaacagcagcagcagtagcagcagcaaataaaacaattaaaaaaatatcttgCCCTGAGCAAGTTAAACCTGGAAGAAAACCATTTATCTAGCATTTTCCCTCTCTTACCAACCTCCCTAATatattctttgtttgtttgtttgtttgtttctctcccAAGTGGCAATGAGTAAGAATTAagcctttacttaaaaaaaaaaatcaggactcATTCAGCAGTTCTCGAAAGAGAAATTTTTAGTCATTAGGATAAAGAAaacatgtatttaatttttttcctgtgaaaattCTGTCTCTGTGTAGTTAGTATGAacaaatttcaaaagatttttcctAAAAAATCATGGCATTTCTTCATGACAAATTGACATTGCAAAGTTTTAATATACAAAAAAGCATTGTAGATAATATCTGGTAATACTAGTTTATTCTGGGGAGTAGACCTAATATATCATGCAGAGAAGAGAAGATCCTGGAGAGATGGATGTGATAGAATAGTCAACTAGTAATAAAGTCAGTGAGACCTAGAGTCAGGGCCTTCAGCTGACACACATATGCTGACTGGGTGACCCTGCAGTACTCCAGGACTCTTCCTAACACTGGGTTTCTTAATATTATGTTTGTCATGCACtccttttcagaaaaatatttttaaatgcctataatacatagaaaacaaaatcaattacattgaaataagcATAATGTAATGTAGTCTTTTTAAAGTTAATGAATCCCAGTTGAATCCATAACCTAAGATCAAAACATAGAGCAAGCCCTGAGCTAaattagtagagggaatttccttcttAGGAGTTCCACTGTGAATGAAATCTCTTCCAGTGTCATGTGTACTCTCTGCCTTGCTCACCTCTCCATCCTACATTAGAGAATTCCAAAGACTAATAAACTTTGACTATaggataattttaaattattttcactaAAGAAATGTTTccataaataaatgatttataaaatatgtacattgGACACTATGATTTTTTAGCTGATAAACTACTTTATTATACAAGATTGTTAGTTTCTACCTTGTTTTTTGCTTCAATATCAGCTTTATATTGAAGCAGTTTTGCTGCCATGTCTATGCCCCGAAAAAAGGCAACATAGTGAAGAGCATTGTTACTGCCATCCCCAAGATTAGGGTCTGCACCATGTTCAAGCAAGATAGTTGCACACTCCTCCTGCTCACACTGTATTGCCTGTCAGCATTgtgaggaatagagagagataaggtgaagaacttacaagaatgaattctttttctgtattttattatttctatgtctctgtgacctgcataagtacgttgtgtgcaagccaatatttacttaaaactagatatatttatttaaccagaaatgatgacatttatccttgttcaatgttttcaatatttagattattaaatgctatcagctcagtaatctgaagtttgaagatCTGACTGATGATTccttttgaaatcaggaaaacaaagcattctgttctaatctgcctttggcaccaatgtttaagattcaattaggggagagggcacctatttctcaatgctccccaaAGTATGATGTAATCCTCTGTaaccaaacctataaaaactgtatatctttcctaaatctttagcTCTTCTATTgtgagctttctctctttttcccttctcgcagtggaattgctcattcttatgagaatttattaataaataacttttctgctttctactgagtgcTCTCTGAGTAgttattttgggtaagggtcttctatatCCCTCACAGCAtgatatatacaaagaaataataatgtaaTGTAAAGTTGAGTATATTCAAaaattattagtgatatataaatgttatttattaacttttaattttattaatcaaagGCAGAAATCCAATTCCATTTCAATGAACAGCATGGTTAACTAATGAGTACCTTCATTAAAGGTGTTTGACTGTCTTTGTCCAACAAATCCAGTTCACATTTTCTCTCTACTAAGAGAGACACAACATCTGAATGTCCATTAGCACAGGCCAGATGAAGAGATGTTCTATAGAAATGAGAGAGCAATGTGATTGTTTGATAATATACTACAGCAATCAATATTGTACCATTGTTAGGATAATTTtaacttaattaaattaataatgcaTTATTCGTATGCCTAAATTGtaaatcatttccaaaataaatggcCACTAATGTCacctaaataaatacaaaatatgcatTAACTCTCATTGCTGGATATGATACAAAAAATCACTAGAGCAGGAGAAATATATGTAGCAGATAGATGTAGATTTCACTACAGATGAGCATGGGAATTTTGCTCAGGTTCTGACCTGGGCTGCTTCACCTCTTCTGAGGTAACTTGCTGATTCCTTGTACTTTGGGATTACCCATACTAACGCCAAATAGAGCAGAGACCCTACTGGCACGGCCCACTGCAAGCCAGAACTCATGAGCTCAAGAGATCTGCCAGTCTCCCTGTAACTGGGAGTATAGGTGGGCTTCACCCTGCCTGGTGATTAAGTCTAATAACTTTTTCCATTAAGATATCCATCTGCAACTACAAAATATTTAGTAAAGCAGCTGCCTCATTAAAAACCCTTATACATTTGTGTATTGTATCTTTGCAGaagcacatatacacatgtgtgcatactCTATTAACACTTACTGAAATGCAGCACTGTACAATTGAAGTGGCTCTAGGTTGCCATAGGCTATTCAAGCAGTTCTGCCATAGTGGAAAGGGTTTGAAGCAAGGACCTGGTATGCCTGCTGTCAATGGACCAACCTAACTAAGATCGTAAAGATATTACCAGGTTGGTCAAAGGAGGAGGAATTTTTTAATGATGATATATTTCAAAGTACATCTTTGTTGCTTAGTCATCTCAGTCCTGTTCGACTCTGTCTCCTCATGTTGAGTTTTCTTactaaagatactggagtagtttgccatttccttg contains these protein-coding regions:
- the LOC127538740 gene encoding ankyrin repeat domain-containing protein 7-like; translated protein: MKKMFDFGKKEQFPPGPSIKLPNFFGIQTSDYIPGYLIQSKDLRKIHKAALLGDVAKVQHLLLFGKNNVNDLDREKRTSLHLACANGHSDVVSLLVERKCELDLLDKDSQTPLMKAIQCEQEECATILLEHGADPNLGDGSNNALHYVAFFRGIDMAAKLLQYKADIEAKNKEGLTPLFFAIRAKNCDMAEFLLKNGANVNALDGYKRTTLMIAVSMQFTEMVSLLLQYNVDHTIKDQIGWTAEKYARIYNYPL